Proteins from one Dysgonomonas sp. HDW5A genomic window:
- a CDS encoding sugar transferase: MERLFTRKGFSMFILLVDLVIIYLSTYLAYLYFADSLASYNDNLYSIISMAPYIGLFYLIIGHVFELDKPKEFTLFGVAYSVTVAILCLFLLTMAMSFLTRRLAYPRSILIVSSIVQVVLLTLWHLYINKKYLKDNVLKTVLVIGYDKARHLAEKLLHSKGMWSNVKHICKPESPNLEKYMANCDLIFISDDVDESMKQEMAEDCVKKSKQFFYEPKFQEIFLFNANFVQIGDTPVLKVRPFDINIEHDFAKRTLDILLCSIAFIVAFIPGAIVALCLKIGGGSVFYKQERITRGNKPFYIYKFRTMIENAEAASGPTLAQESDNRITKLGYFLRATRLDEIPQILNILKGDMSIVGPRPERPFFVDQYCIDIPEYNLRHRVKAGLTGLAQVQGKYNTSVKDKLKYDLLYINGYSFALDIKLIMQTLTVLLKKSSTEGIRESENKEELINKLIDKE, from the coding sequence ATGGAAAGATTATTTACGAGAAAAGGATTTAGTATGTTTATTCTATTGGTTGATCTCGTTATTATTTATCTGTCAACCTATCTGGCATATCTGTATTTTGCGGATAGTCTAGCATCTTATAATGACAATCTATACTCCATAATATCTATGGCACCATACATCGGTCTATTTTATCTTATTATAGGTCATGTATTTGAACTTGATAAACCTAAAGAATTTACTTTATTTGGAGTAGCCTACTCGGTCACCGTAGCAATTTTATGCTTATTTCTATTAACAATGGCAATGAGCTTCCTTACCAGACGATTAGCCTATCCCCGAAGTATATTAATTGTTAGCTCCATAGTTCAAGTCGTTCTATTAACACTATGGCATTTATACATTAACAAGAAATACCTGAAAGATAATGTTTTAAAAACCGTTTTAGTTATTGGGTATGACAAGGCTCGTCATTTAGCAGAAAAACTATTGCATTCTAAAGGGATGTGGTCTAATGTTAAACATATCTGCAAACCGGAATCTCCTAATCTCGAAAAATACATGGCAAACTGCGATCTTATTTTCATTTCTGATGATGTTGATGAAAGCATGAAGCAAGAGATGGCAGAAGACTGTGTCAAAAAAAGTAAGCAGTTCTTTTATGAACCTAAGTTTCAGGAGATATTTTTATTTAATGCCAATTTTGTACAAATTGGAGACACTCCTGTATTAAAGGTTAGACCTTTTGATATTAATATAGAACACGATTTTGCCAAACGCACATTAGATATATTATTGTGCTCTATCGCTTTTATCGTAGCCTTTATTCCGGGTGCCATTGTTGCACTATGCCTTAAAATAGGTGGTGGATCGGTGTTTTATAAACAAGAGCGGATAACAAGAGGTAATAAACCTTTTTACATTTACAAATTCAGGACAATGATTGAGAACGCAGAAGCTGCCTCAGGACCAACATTAGCTCAAGAATCGGATAATAGGATCACCAAACTAGGATACTTCTTAAGAGCAACCCGCCTTGATGAAATTCCCCAAATACTCAATATCCTAAAAGGCGATATGAGCATTGTAGGCCCACGTCCCGAACGTCCTTTTTTCGTAGATCAATATTGCATTGATATTCCTGAATATAATTTGCGTCACCGGGTAAAAGCCGGATTAACCGGATTGGCTCAAGTACAAGGTAAATATAATACCTCTGTAAAAGATAAACTCAAATACGACTTATTATATATCAACGGATATTCATTTGCATTAGATATTAAACTTATAATGCAAACACTAACTGTATTATTGAAGAAAAGCAGCACTGAAGGTATCCGCGAATCGGAAAATAAGGAAGAACTTATTAATAAATTAATTGATAAAGAATAA